One genomic region from Stackebrandtia nassauensis DSM 44728 encodes:
- a CDS encoding DUF885 domain-containing protein, translated as MRQIDEIAETYVAEALELSPMTATYMGVEGHDHEFDDLSPEGLARQAALVRDTLSKLSATEPVDERERVAKEGMEERLGLELERHEAGDEYLSLNVISSGVHNVRQVFDMMNTDGQDNAANIAARLNAVPQALRQYTQTLREEAAAGRVAALRQVSEVAGHCDNWNGAKGDDFWNGLIGKVTVDGKPAEGALAEALGSGAAAARAATAEFASFLREELAPKAPSKDAVGRDAYSRGSRYFLGAAVDLEETYAWGWQELHRIETEMAAVANQIKPGATVDEAVAILDADPARSISDKHEFRDWMQQLADATVADMADKHFDIPEPVRAIECMIAPTADGAIYYTPPSEDFSRPGRMWWSVPDGQDHFAKWREVTTVYHEGVPGHHLQIGQTAYRSELLNRYQRQMLWCSGHGEGWALYSERLMDDLGYLADPGDKLGMLDGQAFRATRVIVDIGVHLELEIPADNPFGFRPGQRWNAELAWEFLRAHCRIEEEMLKFELNRYLGWPGQAPSYKVGERIWLAAREDYKRRKGAEFNLKQFHTDALNLGALGLEPFQAALARL; from the coding sequence GTCTGGCGCGCCAGGCCGCGCTGGTGCGCGACACGCTGTCCAAGCTGTCGGCCACCGAACCGGTGGACGAGCGGGAGCGGGTCGCCAAGGAGGGCATGGAGGAGCGGCTCGGTCTGGAGCTGGAGCGGCACGAGGCCGGGGACGAGTACCTGAGCCTCAACGTCATCTCCAGCGGCGTTCACAACGTCCGCCAGGTCTTCGACATGATGAACACCGACGGCCAGGACAACGCCGCCAACATCGCCGCCCGGCTCAACGCGGTGCCGCAGGCGCTGCGCCAGTACACCCAGACGCTGCGCGAAGAGGCCGCGGCGGGACGGGTGGCGGCGCTGCGTCAGGTCAGCGAGGTCGCCGGACACTGCGACAACTGGAACGGCGCCAAGGGCGACGACTTCTGGAACGGCCTGATCGGCAAGGTCACCGTGGACGGCAAACCGGCCGAGGGCGCGCTGGCCGAGGCACTGGGTTCCGGTGCCGCCGCGGCCCGCGCCGCCACCGCCGAGTTCGCGAGCTTCCTGCGCGAGGAGCTGGCGCCCAAGGCCCCGTCGAAGGACGCCGTCGGCCGGGACGCCTACTCGCGCGGTTCCCGCTACTTCCTCGGCGCGGCGGTCGACCTGGAGGAGACCTACGCGTGGGGTTGGCAGGAGCTGCACCGCATCGAGACCGAGATGGCCGCGGTCGCCAACCAGATCAAACCGGGCGCGACCGTCGACGAGGCGGTGGCGATCCTGGACGCCGACCCGGCCCGCAGCATCAGCGACAAGCACGAGTTCCGTGACTGGATGCAGCAGCTGGCCGACGCCACCGTCGCCGACATGGCCGACAAGCACTTCGACATCCCGGAACCGGTGCGCGCCATCGAGTGCATGATCGCGCCCACCGCCGACGGGGCGATCTACTACACGCCGCCCAGCGAGGACTTCTCGCGTCCGGGCCGGATGTGGTGGTCGGTGCCCGACGGCCAGGACCACTTCGCCAAGTGGCGCGAGGTCACCACGGTCTACCACGAGGGCGTCCCCGGACACCACCTCCAGATCGGACAGACGGCCTACCGTTCCGAACTGCTCAACCGCTACCAACGCCAGATGCTGTGGTGCTCGGGCCACGGCGAGGGCTGGGCGCTGTACTCCGAGCGGCTCATGGACGACCTCGGTTACCTGGCCGACCCCGGCGACAAGCTGGGCATGCTGGACGGCCAGGCTTTCCGGGCCACCCGCGTCATCGTCGACATCGGCGTCCACCTGGAGCTGGAGATCCCGGCCGACAACCCGTTCGGGTTCCGTCCGGGTCAGCGCTGGAACGCCGAGCTGGCCTGGGAGTTCCTGCGGGCTCACTGCCGCATCGAGGAGGAGATGCTGAAGTTCGAGCTGAACCGCTACCTGGGTTGGCCCGGTCAGGCACCGTCCTATAAGGTCGGTGAGCGGATCTGGCTCGCGGCCCGCGAGGACTACAAGCGCCGCAAGGGTGCCGAGTTCAATCTCAAGCAGTTCCACACCGACGCGCTGAACCTCGGCGCGTTGGGGCTGGAGCCCTTCCAGGCCGCTTTGGCTAGGCTGTAA